One segment of Triticum aestivum cultivar Chinese Spring chromosome 2A, IWGSC CS RefSeq v2.1, whole genome shotgun sequence DNA contains the following:
- the LOC123185079 gene encoding uncharacterized protein: MPGRGLLSAGGAAGARKNKMVKIAVTALAVVLLLTAAAVSTATDGRARLRAFLMMVCVVSQINLGRLLAREAALARTPAARRCYAVSAVACFVELALKLYMILVLCPAGVEDGIHCLGTPRAGGCGCRRVEG; this comes from the exons ATGCCTG GCCGCGGTCTGCTGAGTGCCGGAGGAGCTGCAGGAGCGAGGAAGAACaag ATGGTCAAGATCGCTGTGACCGCGCTGGCCGTGGTGCTGCTGCTCACGGCGGCGGCTGTCTCCACGGCGACCGACGGCCGTGCTCGGCTCCGCGCCTTCCTCATGATGGTCTGCGTGGTCTCCCAGATCAACCTGGGCCGTCTTCTGGCGAGGGAGGCCGCTCTGGCGCGGACGCCGGCGGCCCGGCGGTGCTACGCGGTGAGCGCCGTGGCGTGCTTCGTGGAGCTCGCGCTCAAGCTGTACATGATCCTGGTGCTG TGCCCGGCGGGGGTGGAGGATGGTATTCACTGTTTAGGTACGCCGCGCGCTGGTGGATGTGGCTGCCGAAGGGTCGAAGGTTGA